The Apodemus sylvaticus chromosome 17, mApoSyl1.1, whole genome shotgun sequence genome contains a region encoding:
- the Znf385a gene encoding zinc finger protein 385A isoform X3: protein MQPPMDLKQILPFPLEPAPTLGLFSNYSTMDPVQKAVLSHTFGGPLLKTKRPVISCNVCQIRFNSQSQAEAHYKGNRHARRVKGIEAAKTRGREPSVRESGDPAPAGSTPPSGDGAAPRPVSMENGLGPTPGSPEKQPGSPSPPSVPESGQGVTKGEGGTSVPASLPGGSKEEEEKAKRLLYCALCKVAVNSLSQLEAHNKGTKHKTILEARSGLGPIKAYPRLGPPTPGEPEAPAQDRTFHCEICNVKVNSEVQLKQHISSRRHRDGVAGKPNPLLSRHKKPRGAAELAGTLTFSKELPKSLASGLLPSPLAVAAVMAAAAGSPLSLRPAPAAPLLQGPPITHPLLHPAPGPIRTAHGPILFSPY, encoded by the exons ATGCAGCCCCCGATGGACCTCAAGCAGATCTTGCCCTTCCCACTGGAGCCAGCCCCAACCCTGGGCCTCTTCAGCAACTACAGCACA ATGGACCCTGTTCAGAAAGCTGTGCTTTCCCACACATTTGGAGGACCCTTGCTCAAGACCAAGCGGCCAGTCATTTCCTGTAATGTCTGTCAAATCCGATTCAATTCTCAG AGCCAGGCTGAGGCGCACTACAAGGGTAATCGCCATGCCCGAAGAGTCAAAGGCATCGAAGCTGCCAAAACCCGAGGCAGGGAGCCTAGTGTCCGGGAATCAGGAGATCCAGCTCCAGCAGGCAGCACCCCTCCAAGTGGGGATGGTGCAGCCCCTCGTCCAG TTTCCATGGAGAATGGCCTGGGTCCAACCCCAGGATCCCCAGAGAAACAGCCTggctccccatcccctcccagtGTTCCAGAGTCTGGACAGGGTGTAACCAAGGGAGAAGGGGGAACTTCAGTCCCAGCTTCCCTGCCTGGGGGtagcaaggaagaggaagagaaggctaAGCGTCTACTCTACTGTGCACTGTGCAAGGTGGCTGTGAACTCCCTGTCCCAGCTTGAGGCACATAACAAAG GTACTAAGCACAAGACAATTttggaggcccgaagtgggctGGGACCCATCAAAGCTTACCCTCGGTTGGGGCCTCCCACTCCTGGGGAACCAGAGGCTCCTGCCCAGGACCGAACCTTCCACTGTGAGATCTGCAATGTCAAGGTCAATTCGGAGGTCCAGCTGAAACAG CACATCTCCAGCAGGAGGCACCGAGATGGCGTGGCTGGGAAGCCCAACCCTCTACTGAGCCGGCACAAGAAGCCTAGGGGCGCTGCAGAGCTGGCG GGCACGCTGACTTTCTCGAAGGAGCTGCCCAAGTCCCTGGCCAGTGGCCTGCTCCCCAGCCCCCTAGCGGTGGCTGCGGTGATGGCCGCTGCAGCAGGCTCTCCGCTGTCCCTGCGCCCAGCTCCAGCTGCACCTCTTCTGCAGGGACCACCGATCACACACCCTCTACTTCACCCTGCCCCAGGACCTATCCGAACCGCGCACGGACCCATCCTCTTCTCCCCCTACTGA
- the Gpr84 gene encoding G-protein coupled receptor 84 — protein sequence MWNSSDANFSCYHESVLGYRYFAVVWGVVVTVTGTVGNVLTLLALAIRPKLRTRFNLLIANLTLAGLLYCMLLQPFSVDTYLHLHWRTGAIFCRIFGLLLFTSNSVSILTLCLIALGRYLLITHPKLFPQVFSAKGIVLALVGSWVVGVTSFAPLWNVFVLVPVVCTCSFDRMRGRPYTTILMGIYFVLGLSSVGVFYGLIHRQVKRAARALDQYGLQQASIRSHQVAGTHEAMPGHFQELDSGLASKGPSEGISSEPVSASQTLESDSSEAGDQGIRKAAQQITERSPPEVHRKAGEAAGARRATDAPSDFGKVTRMCFAVFLCFALSYIPFLLLNILDARGRAPRVVHMVAANLTWLNSCINPVLYAAMNRQFRHAYGSILKRGPQSFRRFR from the coding sequence ATGTGGAACAGCTCAGATGCCAACTTCTCCTGCTACCACGAGTCTGTGTTGGGCTATCGATACTTTGCAGTTGTCTGGGGTGTGGTAGTGACTGTGACAGGCACCGTGGGTAATGTGCTCACCCTGCTGGCCTTGGCCATCCGTCCCAAGCTCCGAACCCGTTTCAACCTGCTCATTGCCAACCTCACCCTGGCTGGTCTACTCTACTGCATGCTCCTGCAGCCTTTCTCCGTGGACACATACCTCCACCTCCATTGGCGCACTGGTGCCATCTTCTGTAGAATATTCGGACTCCTCCTCTTTACTTCCAATTCCGTCTCCATTCTCACCCTCTGTCTCATTGCTCTAGGACGCTACCTCCTCATTACTCACCCTAAGCTCTTTCCCCAGGTTTTCAGTGCCAAGGGGATCGTGCTGGCACTGGTGGGCAGCTGGGTTGTGGGGGTGACCAGCTTTGCCCCCCTCTGGAATGTTTTTGTCTTGGTGCCAGTTGTCTGCACTTGTAGCTTTGACCGCATGCGAGGCCGGCCTTACACCACCATCCTCATGGGCATCTACTTTGTGCTTGGGCTCAGCAGCGTGGGCGTCTTCTACGGCCTCATCCACCGGCAAGTGAAGCGTGCGGCTCGAGCGCTGGACCAGTACGGGCTGCAGCAGGCCAGCATCCGCTCTCATCAGGTGGCTGGGACACATGAAGCCATGCCTGGCCACTTCCAGGAGCTAGACAGCGGGCTTGCCTCAAAAGGACCCAGCGAGGGGATTTCATCTGAGCCAGTCAGTGCCAGTCAGACCCTGGAAAGTGATTCATCAGAAGCGGGGGACCAGGGCATCAGAAAGGCAGCTCAACAGATCACAGAGAGAAGCCCTCCAGAAGTGCATCGCAAGGCTGGGGAAGCTGCAGGAGCGCGCAGAGCCACGGATGCCCCATCAGATTTCGGGAAGGTGACCCGTATGTGCTTCGCAGTGTTCCTCTGCTTCGCCCTCAGCTACATCCCCTTCCTGCTGCTCAACATTCTGGACGCCAGGGGCCGCGCTCCACGAGTAGTACACATGGTGGCTGCCAACCTCACCTGGCTTAACAGCTGCATCAACCCTGTGCTCTATGCAGCCATGAACCGCCAGTTTCGCCACGCTTATGGCTCCATCCTTAAACGCGGGCCACAGAGTTTCCGTCGGTTCCGTTAA
- the Znf385a gene encoding zinc finger protein 385A isoform X1 → MHRTGAVTGRTQEGTQVLVAEVIRSMPLPLGREAPGQNKAFPGSSGWLRSRSPLASLLCPVPAPVPGPPSAPPPGRAPDGPAPPPLLPTSRASQPRAARAARATSAASPARPAGQARPPRLGLLPRAMEPRPPGPRRMDPVQKAVLSHTFGGPLLKTKRPVISCNVCQIRFNSQSQAEAHYKGNRHARRVKGIEAAKTRGREPSVRESGDPAPAGSTPPSGDGAAPRPVSMENGLGPTPGSPEKQPGSPSPPSVPESGQGVTKGEGGTSVPASLPGGSKEEEEKAKRLLYCALCKVAVNSLSQLEAHNKGTKHKTILEARSGLGPIKAYPRLGPPTPGEPEAPAQDRTFHCEICNVKVNSEVQLKQHISSRRHRDGVAGKPNPLLSRHKKPRGAAELAGTLTFSKELPKSLASGLLPSPLAVAAVMAAAAGSPLSLRPAPAAPLLQGPPITHPLLHPAPGPIRTAHGPILFSPY, encoded by the exons ATGCATAGGACTGGTGCGGTCACTGGAAGGACCCAGGAAGGAACCCAAGTGCTGGTAGCCGAGGTCATCAGGTCAATGCCCCTGCCGCTTGGCCGAGAGGCCCCAGGCCAGAACAAGGCCTTTCCTGGAAGCAGTGGCTGGTTGCGGAGCCGGAGCCCCCTAGCCTCCCTCCTGTGCCCTGTCCCCGCCCCCGTTCCCGGACCGCCCTCGGCCCCGCCTCCAGGGCGGGCTCCGGACGGACCGGCGCCgcctcccctcctcccaaccaGCCGGGCCTCACAGCCCCGAGCCGCCCGAGCCGCCCGGGCAACGAGCGCCGCGTCTCCGGCCCGCCCGGCCGGCCAGGCTCGGCCCCCACGCCTGGGTCTCCTGCCCCGGGCCATGGAGCCTCGGCCACCAGGGCCCCGCAGG ATGGACCCTGTTCAGAAAGCTGTGCTTTCCCACACATTTGGAGGACCCTTGCTCAAGACCAAGCGGCCAGTCATTTCCTGTAATGTCTGTCAAATCCGATTCAATTCTCAG AGCCAGGCTGAGGCGCACTACAAGGGTAATCGCCATGCCCGAAGAGTCAAAGGCATCGAAGCTGCCAAAACCCGAGGCAGGGAGCCTAGTGTCCGGGAATCAGGAGATCCAGCTCCAGCAGGCAGCACCCCTCCAAGTGGGGATGGTGCAGCCCCTCGTCCAG TTTCCATGGAGAATGGCCTGGGTCCAACCCCAGGATCCCCAGAGAAACAGCCTggctccccatcccctcccagtGTTCCAGAGTCTGGACAGGGTGTAACCAAGGGAGAAGGGGGAACTTCAGTCCCAGCTTCCCTGCCTGGGGGtagcaaggaagaggaagagaaggctaAGCGTCTACTCTACTGTGCACTGTGCAAGGTGGCTGTGAACTCCCTGTCCCAGCTTGAGGCACATAACAAAG GTACTAAGCACAAGACAATTttggaggcccgaagtgggctGGGACCCATCAAAGCTTACCCTCGGTTGGGGCCTCCCACTCCTGGGGAACCAGAGGCTCCTGCCCAGGACCGAACCTTCCACTGTGAGATCTGCAATGTCAAGGTCAATTCGGAGGTCCAGCTGAAACAG CACATCTCCAGCAGGAGGCACCGAGATGGCGTGGCTGGGAAGCCCAACCCTCTACTGAGCCGGCACAAGAAGCCTAGGGGCGCTGCAGAGCTGGCG GGCACGCTGACTTTCTCGAAGGAGCTGCCCAAGTCCCTGGCCAGTGGCCTGCTCCCCAGCCCCCTAGCGGTGGCTGCGGTGATGGCCGCTGCAGCAGGCTCTCCGCTGTCCCTGCGCCCAGCTCCAGCTGCACCTCTTCTGCAGGGACCACCGATCACACACCCTCTACTTCACCCTGCCCCAGGACCTATCCGAACCGCGCACGGACCCATCCTCTTCTCCCCCTACTGA
- the Znf385a gene encoding zinc finger protein 385A isoform X2, giving the protein MILGSLSRAGPLPLLRQPPIMQPPMDLKQILPFPLEPAPTLGLFSNYSTMDPVQKAVLSHTFGGPLLKTKRPVISCNVCQIRFNSQSQAEAHYKGNRHARRVKGIEAAKTRGREPSVRESGDPAPAGSTPPSGDGAAPRPVSMENGLGPTPGSPEKQPGSPSPPSVPESGQGVTKGEGGTSVPASLPGGSKEEEEKAKRLLYCALCKVAVNSLSQLEAHNKGTKHKTILEARSGLGPIKAYPRLGPPTPGEPEAPAQDRTFHCEICNVKVNSEVQLKQHISSRRHRDGVAGKPNPLLSRHKKPRGAAELAGTLTFSKELPKSLASGLLPSPLAVAAVMAAAAGSPLSLRPAPAAPLLQGPPITHPLLHPAPGPIRTAHGPILFSPY; this is encoded by the exons ATGATCCTCG GCAGCTTGAGCCGGGCAgggcccctccctctgctccgGCAGCCCCCCATCATGCAGCCCCCGATGGACCTCAAGCAGATCTTGCCCTTCCCACTGGAGCCAGCCCCAACCCTGGGCCTCTTCAGCAACTACAGCACA ATGGACCCTGTTCAGAAAGCTGTGCTTTCCCACACATTTGGAGGACCCTTGCTCAAGACCAAGCGGCCAGTCATTTCCTGTAATGTCTGTCAAATCCGATTCAATTCTCAG AGCCAGGCTGAGGCGCACTACAAGGGTAATCGCCATGCCCGAAGAGTCAAAGGCATCGAAGCTGCCAAAACCCGAGGCAGGGAGCCTAGTGTCCGGGAATCAGGAGATCCAGCTCCAGCAGGCAGCACCCCTCCAAGTGGGGATGGTGCAGCCCCTCGTCCAG TTTCCATGGAGAATGGCCTGGGTCCAACCCCAGGATCCCCAGAGAAACAGCCTggctccccatcccctcccagtGTTCCAGAGTCTGGACAGGGTGTAACCAAGGGAGAAGGGGGAACTTCAGTCCCAGCTTCCCTGCCTGGGGGtagcaaggaagaggaagagaaggctaAGCGTCTACTCTACTGTGCACTGTGCAAGGTGGCTGTGAACTCCCTGTCCCAGCTTGAGGCACATAACAAAG GTACTAAGCACAAGACAATTttggaggcccgaagtgggctGGGACCCATCAAAGCTTACCCTCGGTTGGGGCCTCCCACTCCTGGGGAACCAGAGGCTCCTGCCCAGGACCGAACCTTCCACTGTGAGATCTGCAATGTCAAGGTCAATTCGGAGGTCCAGCTGAAACAG CACATCTCCAGCAGGAGGCACCGAGATGGCGTGGCTGGGAAGCCCAACCCTCTACTGAGCCGGCACAAGAAGCCTAGGGGCGCTGCAGAGCTGGCG GGCACGCTGACTTTCTCGAAGGAGCTGCCCAAGTCCCTGGCCAGTGGCCTGCTCCCCAGCCCCCTAGCGGTGGCTGCGGTGATGGCCGCTGCAGCAGGCTCTCCGCTGTCCCTGCGCCCAGCTCCAGCTGCACCTCTTCTGCAGGGACCACCGATCACACACCCTCTACTTCACCCTGCCCCAGGACCTATCCGAACCGCGCACGGACCCATCCTCTTCTCCCCCTACTGA